In Candidatus Nealsonbacteria bacterium DGGOD1a, one DNA window encodes the following:
- a CDS encoding ribonuclease H family protein — protein MAKKKFYAYKAGDEKGVTDNWNECAEIVGGQSGARYKSFESEGEARRWLDAGADYAIKHIALEPGIYFDAGTGGGNGVEISVTDSRGHGLLHRVLPEDELSARGHYLLERGRTNNFGELLACKYALQIALETGMEKIFGDSKLVLDFWSKGHIKKEMDGETIALANEVAKLRRKFERLGGQIGRISGGANPADLGFHRG, from the coding sequence ATGGCCAAGAAGAAATTTTACGCGTATAAAGCGGGGGACGAAAAAGGCGTCACGGACAATTGGAACGAGTGCGCCGAGATTGTGGGCGGGCAATCGGGAGCGAGATACAAGTCGTTTGAAAGCGAAGGCGAGGCGCGGCGATGGCTGGACGCGGGCGCGGATTACGCGATCAAGCACATTGCTCTTGAGCCGGGGATTTATTTTGACGCGGGCACGGGCGGCGGCAACGGCGTGGAAATCAGCGTTACCGACAGCCGGGGGCACGGCTTGCTTCATCGGGTTTTGCCCGAAGACGAATTGAGCGCGCGCGGCCATTATCTGCTTGAACGCGGCCGGACGAACAATTTCGGCGAGCTTTTGGCGTGCAAATACGCGTTGCAAATCGCGCTGGAAACCGGGATGGAAAAAATTTTTGGCGACAGCAAATTGGTGCTGGATTTTTGGTCCAAGGGACATATTAAAAAAGAAATGGACGGCGAGACAATCGCGCTGGCTAACGAAGTCGCCAAATTGCGGCGGAAATTTGAACGGCTCGGCGGCCAAATCGGGCGAATTTCGGGCGGCGCCAACCCCGCGGATCTGGGATTTCATAGGGGGTAA